The Enterobacter asburiae genome window below encodes:
- a CDS encoding carbon-phosphorus lyase complex subunit PhnI, translating to MYVAVKGGEKAIAAAHALQAHRRRGDERLPELSVAQIEQQLNLAVDRVMTEGGIADRELAALALKQASGDNVEAIFLLRAYRTTLAKLAVSEPVNTAEMRLERRISAVYKDVPGGQLLGPTYDYTHRLLDFTLLANGEAPPLGTSDAEQEPSPHVFSLLAKQGLAKAEEDSGAQPDDITRTPPVYPCSRSSRLQQLMRGDEGYLLALAYSTQRGYGRNHPFAAEIRSGYIDVEIVPEELGFAVNVGELLMTECEMVNGFVAPEDEDPHFTRGYGLVFGLGERKAMAMALVDRALQAPDYGEHVAGPAQDEEFVLAHADNVEAAGFVSHLKLPHYVDFQAELELLKRLQRERKNG from the coding sequence GGGGCGATGAACGGCTTCCCGAGCTGAGCGTCGCCCAGATTGAACAGCAGCTAAACCTCGCCGTCGACCGCGTGATGACCGAGGGCGGCATCGCCGACCGCGAGCTGGCGGCGCTGGCCCTGAAGCAGGCCAGCGGCGACAACGTGGAAGCCATCTTCCTGCTGCGCGCCTACCGCACCACGCTTGCTAAACTGGCGGTGAGCGAGCCGGTGAATACGGCGGAGATGCGCCTGGAGCGCCGCATTTCTGCCGTTTATAAAGACGTTCCCGGCGGCCAGCTGCTTGGCCCGACCTACGACTACACCCATCGCCTGCTGGATTTTACCCTGCTGGCGAACGGCGAAGCGCCGCCGCTCGGCACCTCCGATGCCGAACAGGAACCGTCTCCGCACGTCTTCAGCCTGCTGGCAAAACAGGGCCTGGCGAAGGCGGAGGAAGACTCAGGCGCGCAGCCGGATGACATCACCCGCACGCCGCCGGTTTACCCGTGCTCGCGCTCGTCCCGCCTGCAGCAGCTGATGCGCGGCGACGAAGGCTATCTGCTGGCGCTGGCCTACTCCACCCAGCGCGGCTACGGGCGCAACCACCCGTTTGCGGCCGAAATTCGCAGCGGCTACATCGACGTCGAAATCGTGCCTGAAGAGCTGGGTTTTGCGGTGAACGTCGGCGAACTGCTGATGACTGAGTGTGAAATGGTCAACGGTTTCGTCGCCCCGGAAGACGAAGACCCGCACTTTACCCGCGGCTACGGGCTGGTATTCGGCCTCGGCGAGCGCAAGGCCATGGCAATGGCGCTGGTCGACCGCGCCCTGCAGGCGCCGGACTACGGCGAGCACGTTGCAGGCCCGGCGCAGGACGAAGAGTTCGTGCTGGCCCACGCGGATAACGTTGAGGCCGCCGGTTTTGTCTCGCACCTCAAGCTGCCGCACTACGTCGATTTCCAGGCCGAACTGGAACTGCTGAAACGCCTGCAACGGGAGCGCAAAAATGGCTAA
- the phnJ gene encoding alpha-D-ribose 1-methylphosphonate 5-phosphate C-P-lyase PhnJ produces MANLSGYNFAYLDEQTKRMIRRAILKAVAIPGYQVPFGGREMPMPYGWGTGGIQITASVIGEADVLKVIDQGADDTTNAVSIRSFFQRVTGVNTTEKTEDATLIQTRHRIPETPLTEDQILIFQVPIPEPLRFIEPRETETRTMHALEEYGVMQVKLYEDIARFGHIATTYAYPVKVNGRYVMDPSPIPKFDNPKMDMMPALQLFGAGREKRIYAVPPYTRVESLDFDDHPFTVQEWDEPCAICGSKHSYLDEVVLDDTGKRMFVCSDTDYCRQQSEANGQ; encoded by the coding sequence ATGGCTAACTTAAGCGGCTACAACTTTGCCTATCTGGACGAGCAAACCAAACGCATGATCCGCCGCGCGATACTTAAAGCGGTGGCCATTCCGGGCTATCAGGTGCCGTTCGGCGGCCGCGAAATGCCGATGCCCTACGGCTGGGGCACGGGCGGTATTCAGATCACCGCCAGCGTGATCGGCGAAGCGGACGTGCTGAAGGTCATCGATCAGGGCGCCGACGACACCACCAACGCCGTGTCGATCCGCAGCTTCTTCCAGCGCGTCACCGGCGTTAATACCACCGAAAAAACCGAAGACGCGACGCTGATCCAGACCCGTCACCGCATCCCCGAAACCCCGCTGACGGAAGATCAGATTTTAATTTTCCAGGTGCCGATCCCGGAGCCGCTGCGCTTTATCGAGCCGCGCGAAACGGAAACCCGCACCATGCACGCGCTGGAAGAGTACGGCGTCATGCAGGTCAAACTCTATGAAGACATCGCCCGCTTCGGCCATATCGCCACCACCTACGCCTACCCGGTGAAGGTGAACGGGCGCTACGTGATGGACCCGTCGCCGATCCCGAAATTCGATAACCCGAAGATGGACATGATGCCCGCCCTGCAGCTGTTCGGCGCCGGGCGCGAAAAACGCATCTACGCCGTTCCGCCTTACACCCGCGTGGAAAGTCTCGATTTCGACGATCACCCGTTTACGGTGCAGGAGTGGGACGAGCCGTGCGCCATCTGCGGATCCAAACACAGCTATCTGGACGAAGTGGTGCTGGACGACACGGGCAAACGGATGTTTGTCTGCTCCGACACCGATTACTGCCGCCAACAGAGCGAGGCTAACGGCCAATGA
- the phnK gene encoding phosphonate C-P lyase system protein PhnK, translated as MKPLLSVNNLTHLYAPGKGFSDVSFELWPGEVLGIVGESGSGKTTLLKSISARLTPQNGDILYEGQSLYGMSEAGRRRLLRTEWGVVHQHPMDGLRRQVSAGGNIGERLMATGARHYGNIRATAQRWLEEVEIPASRIDDLPTTFSGGMQQRLQIARNLVTHPKLVFMDEPTGGLDVSVQARLLDLLRGLVVELNLAVVIVTHDLGVARLLADRLLVMKQGQVVESGLTDRVLDDPHHPYTQLLVSSVLQN; from the coding sequence ATGAAACCGCTGCTTTCGGTTAATAACCTGACTCACCTGTATGCGCCGGGCAAAGGCTTTAGCGACGTGTCGTTCGAGCTGTGGCCGGGCGAGGTGCTGGGGATCGTCGGCGAGTCCGGCTCCGGCAAAACCACCCTGCTGAAGTCCATCTCCGCGCGCCTGACGCCGCAGAACGGCGACATTCTGTATGAGGGCCAATCCCTTTACGGCATGAGCGAGGCCGGGCGCCGTCGCCTGCTGCGCACCGAGTGGGGCGTGGTGCATCAGCACCCGATGGACGGCCTGCGCCGTCAGGTCTCCGCCGGAGGCAACATCGGCGAACGCCTGATGGCCACCGGCGCGCGCCACTACGGCAACATCCGCGCCACCGCCCAGCGCTGGCTGGAAGAGGTGGAAATCCCCGCCTCGCGCATCGACGACCTGCCGACAACCTTCTCCGGCGGGATGCAGCAGCGCCTGCAGATTGCCCGCAACCTGGTCACCCATCCGAAGCTGGTGTTTATGGATGAACCCACCGGCGGGCTGGACGTCTCCGTGCAGGCGCGCCTGCTCGACCTGCTGCGCGGCCTGGTGGTGGAGCTGAACCTTGCGGTGGTGATTGTCACCCACGATCTGGGCGTTGCGCGCCTGCTGGCGGACCGCCTGCTGGTAATGAAACAGGGCCAGGTGGTGGAAAGTGGGTTAACCGACCGGGTGCTCGACGATCCGCACCATCCGTACACCCAGCTGCTGGTGTCCTCGGTATTACAGAATTAA
- the phnL gene encoding phosphonate C-P lyase system protein PhnL, which produces MIHVQNVSKTFVLHQQNGVRLPVLQNASLEVSSGECVVLHGHSGSGKSTLLRSLYANYLPDEGHIHIRHNDEWVDLVQASARKVLEVRRTTIGWVSQFLRVIPRISALDVVMQPLLDLGVPRETCAAKAASLLTRLNVPERLWHLAPSTFSGGEQQRVNIARGFIVDYPILLLDEPTASLDDKNSAAVVELIEQAKARGAAIVGIFHDETVRSRVADRLHPMGVHA; this is translated from the coding sequence ATGATCCACGTACAAAACGTAAGTAAGACCTTTGTGCTCCACCAGCAAAACGGCGTGCGCCTGCCGGTGCTGCAAAATGCCTCGTTAGAGGTCAGCAGCGGCGAATGCGTGGTGCTGCACGGCCATTCCGGTAGCGGAAAATCCACCCTGCTGCGCTCCCTTTATGCCAACTATCTGCCGGATGAAGGCCACATTCACATTCGCCACAACGATGAATGGGTCGATCTGGTGCAGGCCTCCGCGCGTAAGGTGCTGGAAGTGCGCCGCACGACGATCGGCTGGGTCAGCCAGTTTCTGCGGGTGATCCCGCGGATCTCCGCCCTGGACGTGGTGATGCAGCCGCTGCTGGATCTGGGCGTGCCGCGTGAAACCTGCGCCGCCAAAGCCGCCAGCCTGCTGACGCGCCTCAACGTGCCGGAGCGCCTGTGGCATCTCGCCCCGTCGACCTTTTCCGGCGGCGAGCAGCAGCGCGTCAATATTGCCCGCGGCTTTATTGTCGACTACCCGATTCTGCTGCTGGATGAACCTACCGCCTCGCTCGACGATAAAAACAGCGCCGCCGTGGTGGAGCTGATCGAGCAGGCCAAAGCGCGCGGGGCGGCGATCGTCGGGATCTTCCACGACGAAACCGTACGCAGCCGCGTCGCAGACCGACTGCACCCGATGGGGGTCCACGCATGA
- the phnM gene encoding alpha-D-ribose 1-methylphosphonate 5-triphosphate diphosphatase yields MIINNVRLVLENEVVDGSVEVHEGVIRAFAETQSRAAEAMDGEGGWLLPGLIELHTDNLDKFFTPRPKVDWPAHSAMSSHDALMVASGITTVLDAVAIGDVRDGGDRLENLEKMINAVEETQKRGLNRAEHRLHLRCELPHHTTLPLFEKLVGREPVSLVSLMDHSPGQRQFANIEKYREYYQGKYSLSDAEMARYEEEQLALAAQWSQPNRLRIAAMCRDRNIALASHDDATHDHVRESHQLGSVIAEFPTTFEAAEASRRHGMNVLMGAPNIVRGGSHSGNVAASRLASLGLLDILSSDYYPASLLDAAFRVADDESNSFTLPQAIRLVTKNPATALNLQDRGEIAEGKRADLVLAHRKGEHVHIDHVWRQGKRVF; encoded by the coding sequence ATGATTATCAATAACGTCAGGCTGGTGCTGGAAAATGAAGTTGTTGATGGCTCGGTTGAAGTCCATGAAGGCGTTATTCGCGCCTTTGCCGAAACCCAGAGCCGTGCCGCTGAAGCGATGGACGGTGAAGGCGGCTGGCTGCTGCCGGGGCTGATTGAGCTGCATACCGATAATCTGGATAAATTTTTCACCCCGCGCCCGAAGGTGGACTGGCCCGCCCATTCGGCGATGAGCAGCCACGACGCGCTGATGGTCGCCAGCGGCATTACCACCGTGCTGGACGCGGTGGCGATTGGCGACGTGCGCGACGGCGGCGACCGCCTGGAGAATCTCGAGAAGATGATCAACGCCGTGGAGGAGACGCAAAAACGCGGCCTCAACCGCGCCGAGCACCGTCTGCACCTGCGCTGCGAGCTGCCGCACCACACCACCCTGCCGCTGTTTGAAAAACTGGTCGGGCGCGAGCCGGTCTCGCTGGTCTCCCTGATGGACCACTCGCCGGGGCAGCGCCAGTTCGCCAACATTGAAAAGTATCGCGAATACTATCAGGGCAAATATTCTCTCAGCGACGCAGAGATGGCGCGCTACGAGGAAGAGCAGCTGGCGCTTGCGGCGCAGTGGTCGCAGCCAAACCGTCTCAGGATTGCCGCGATGTGCCGGGACCGCAATATCGCGCTGGCCAGCCATGACGACGCCACGCACGATCACGTGCGCGAATCCCACCAGCTTGGCAGCGTGATCGCCGAATTTCCCACCACGTTTGAAGCGGCTGAAGCCTCACGCAGGCACGGCATGAACGTGCTGATGGGCGCACCGAACATCGTGCGCGGCGGCTCGCACTCCGGTAACGTCGCGGCAAGCAGGCTTGCCTCGCTCGGCCTGCTGGATATTCTCTCGTCCGACTACTACCCCGCCAGCCTGCTGGATGCGGCGTTTCGGGTTGCCGACGATGAGAGCAACAGCTTTACGCTGCCGCAGGCGATTCGTCTGGTGACGAAAAACCCGGCCACCGCGCTTAACCTTCAGGATCGCGGGGAAATCGCCGAGGGTAAACGCGCGGACCTGGTGCTGGCCCACCGCAAGGGCGAGCACGTTCATATCGACCATGTCTGGCGTCAGGGAAAAAGGGTGTTCTGA